In Mariluticola halotolerans, one DNA window encodes the following:
- a CDS encoding response regulator transcription factor: MNKRRLFLVDDDDNLRQTLADQLAHYREFDITEASTACEALDKVKGAHVDLMILDVGLPDMDGREAVKILRKDGFNAPILLLTGHDSDSDEILGLESGANDYVTKPFRFSVLLARIRAALRQHDQSEDVVFTIGQYTFQPAAKVLEATDGGKVRLTDKETSILKYLYRQGPKTVSRDILLQEVWGYNNRVTTHTLETHIYRLRQKIERDPSNARLLVTEEGGYRLVP, from the coding sequence ATGAACAAGCGCCGACTGTTTCTCGTCGATGACGACGATAATTTACGCCAGACCCTTGCGGACCAGCTCGCCCATTACCGGGAATTCGATATTACCGAGGCCAGCACGGCCTGTGAGGCGCTCGACAAGGTCAAGGGTGCCCATGTGGACCTGATGATCCTTGATGTCGGCCTGCCCGACATGGATGGACGTGAGGCGGTGAAGATTTTGCGCAAGGACGGCTTCAACGCGCCGATCCTGTTGCTGACCGGCCATGACAGCGATTCCGATGAAATTCTCGGGCTTGAATCCGGGGCCAATGATTATGTCACCAAACCGTTCCGGTTCTCAGTGCTTCTGGCGCGCATTCGCGCCGCCTTGCGCCAGCATGACCAGAGCGAGGATGTGGTTTTCACCATCGGCCAGTATACGTTCCAGCCTGCGGCCAAAGTGCTCGAGGCGACGGATGGCGGCAAGGTGCGGCTGACCGACAAGGAAACCTCGATCCTTAAATATCTCTACCGGCAGGGACCGAAAACGGTATCGCGCGACATCCTTTTGCAGGAGGTCTGGGGGTACAATAACCGGGTGACGACCCACACGCTTGAAACCCATATCTACCGGCTGCGACAAAAAATAGAGCGGGACCCCTCGAATGCGCGGTTGCTCGTGACCGAAGAAGGCGGCTATCGTCTCGTACCGTAA
- a CDS encoding P-II family nitrogen regulator, translating into MKLVVAIIKPSRLEEVRQALNALDVHGMTVTEVKGYGRQKGHSEIYRGTEYAVHFLPKLKIEIAVEASQADALSSAIREAAQTGRIGDGKIFVMDLEQVTRIRTAETGAAAL; encoded by the coding sequence ATGAAACTGGTGGTTGCAATCATCAAACCATCGCGGCTCGAAGAAGTGCGTCAGGCACTGAACGCGCTTGATGTGCACGGCATGACCGTGACCGAAGTCAAAGGCTATGGCCGTCAGAAAGGCCATTCCGAAATCTATCGCGGCACAGAATATGCCGTTCATTTCCTGCCCAAGCTCAAAATCGAGATTGCCGTCGAGGCATCCCAGGCGGATGCCCTCAGCTCGGCGATTCGCGAAGCTGCCCAGACCGGGCGGATTGGCGATGGCAAGATCTTCGTCATGGACCTTGAGCAAGTGACCCGCATCCGCACCGCAGAGACCGGCGCCGCGGCACTTTAA
- a CDS encoding YggS family pyridoxal phosphate-dependent enzyme: MLERVKKAAMRFDGAGRDVQLVAVSKTFPAKDMRPLLDAGQRVFGENWVQEAKEKWPDLRKDWPDIELHLIGPLQTNKAREAVALFDVIESVDREKLAGVLKAEMDKAGRNLPCFVQVNIGREAQKAGIAPEETVDFVARCRDVHGLNIVGLMCIPPADAAPGPYFAQLAGLAKQAGLEQLSMGMSADFETAIAMGATHVRVGSALFGGRDYGTPA, translated from the coding sequence ATGCTGGAGCGGGTAAAAAAGGCCGCTATGCGCTTTGACGGGGCCGGGCGCGATGTGCAGCTTGTGGCGGTGTCCAAAACCTTCCCGGCAAAAGACATGCGGCCCTTGCTTGACGCCGGGCAACGGGTTTTTGGTGAAAACTGGGTGCAGGAGGCCAAGGAGAAATGGCCGGATTTGCGTAAAGACTGGCCGGATATTGAATTGCACCTGATCGGCCCGTTGCAAACCAACAAGGCGCGCGAGGCAGTGGCCTTGTTCGATGTGATTGAAAGCGTTGACCGGGAGAAGCTGGCCGGGGTGCTGAAGGCGGAGATGGACAAGGCCGGCCGTAATCTCCCTTGTTTCGTTCAGGTCAATATCGGGCGCGAGGCGCAAAAGGCCGGTATTGCCCCGGAAGAGACGGTGGATTTTGTTGCCCGGTGCCGCGACGTGCATGGGCTCAATATTGTGGGGCTGATGTGCATTCCCCCCGCTGATGCCGCGCCGGGGCCTTATTTTGCACAACTGGCCGGACTGGCGAAACAGGCGGGTCTTGAGCAGTTATCGATGGGGATGAGTGCTGATTTCGAAACCGCTATTGCCATGGGCGCAACTCATGTCCGGGTCGGGTCAGCCCTGTTCGGGGGACGGGATTACGGGACGCCTGCTTAA
- a CDS encoding exodeoxyribonuclease III: MPLTFATWNINSVRLRLPMVLDFLKQYQPDVLALQEIKCTNDQFPAGAFAEAGYPYQAVHGQKGYHGVATISRLPLSESHSRGFCDIPDSRHVAATLDFGRGPLTVHNFYIPAGGDEPDPEINPKFRHKLDFLAELQDWFDTPVFDSSQLIAGDFNIAPHENDVWSHKQLLKVVSHTPIETDFLNALLARRQWVDLVRKHIPHSEKLYSWWSYRAKDWDAADKGRRLDHIWSTPDIAAHSAGAEILRPARGWSEKPSDHVPVITRFS; the protein is encoded by the coding sequence ATGCCTTTGACCTTTGCCACCTGGAACATCAATTCCGTCCGCCTGCGCCTGCCCATGGTGCTCGATTTCCTTAAACAATATCAGCCCGACGTGCTGGCCTTGCAGGAAATCAAATGCACCAATGACCAGTTCCCGGCAGGAGCTTTCGCCGAAGCGGGATATCCCTATCAGGCGGTACACGGGCAAAAGGGCTATCACGGGGTCGCAACCATTTCGCGCCTGCCCTTGAGCGAAAGCCATTCACGCGGGTTTTGCGATATCCCTGATTCGCGCCATGTGGCCGCCACGCTCGATTTTGGCCGCGGCCCGCTCACCGTACATAATTTTTATATCCCCGCCGGCGGCGATGAACCCGATCCCGAGATCAATCCCAAATTCCGCCACAAGCTCGATTTCCTCGCCGAATTGCAGGACTGGTTTGACACCCCTGTTTTTGACAGCAGCCAGCTGATTGCCGGTGATTTCAATATCGCCCCGCATGAGAATGATGTGTGGAGCCACAAACAGCTCCTCAAGGTGGTCAGCCACACGCCCATCGAAACCGATTTCCTCAACGCCCTTCTGGCGCGGCGGCAATGGGTCGATCTGGTGCGCAAGCACATCCCCCATAGCGAAAAGCTTTATTCCTGGTGGTCCTATCGTGCCAAGGACTGGGACGCTGCCGACAAGGGCCGCCGCCTCGACCATATCTGGTCCACGCCCGACATTGCCGCCCATTCCGCCGGCGCCGAAATTCTGCGCCCGGCCCGCGGCTGGAGCGAAAAGCCCTCAGACCATGTGCCGGTGATCACGCGCTTTAGCTGA
- a CDS encoding cyclic nucleotide-binding domain-containing protein, with product MELDDVTSILANAAFFDICEPEQQRLLAFASEQRQFRAGEVIYTQGDPADGAYIVMRGSVAISDDVQRALKSYGVSGPNVMIGELALVLDRPRRKTATAVTNVEALFVPRMAFVKLMRQFPDMAERAAARIENELGAYLGALDKFRPDRGQA from the coding sequence ATGGAGCTGGACGACGTCACGTCGATTCTCGCGAATGCGGCTTTTTTCGATATTTGTGAGCCGGAGCAGCAGCGCCTGCTGGCCTTTGCCAGCGAGCAGCGCCAGTTCCGGGCCGGTGAGGTTATTTACACTCAGGGTGACCCGGCGGACGGTGCCTATATCGTCATGCGCGGTTCGGTAGCGATCAGCGATGATGTGCAGCGTGCGCTCAAAAGCTATGGCGTGTCCGGCCCCAATGTCATGATCGGTGAACTGGCTTTGGTGCTTGACCGGCCACGGCGGAAAACCGCGACGGCGGTGACCAATGTCGAGGCCCTGTTCGTGCCGCGCATGGCTTTTGTCAAACTGATGCGGCAGTTCCCCGATATGGCAGAACGCGCAGCGGCGCGGATCGAGAACGAACTGGGCGCCTATCTCGGCGCCCTCGACAAGTTCCGTCCCGACAGGGGCCAGGCCTAG
- a CDS encoding ammonium transporter: MTNLKMSKLAGAATLGSLALMLPAFGQDAAPAEEAVVFASAVDVAYIFNTLLFLIGGFLVMWMAAGFACLEMGLVRSKNVSMQGLKNIALYAIAGIMFWLTGYSLMYVGVDGGFMGSFGPYNFEAVGGGDASAGYSVASDWFFQMVFCATTASIVSGTLAERIKLWPFLIFTVVLTGILYPITGSWQWGGGWLSEMGFSDFAGSTLVHSVGGWAALAGALILGARKGKYGADGSVTPMPGSSIPLATLGMFILWLGWFGFNGASQLAMGTVSDVTDISRIFANTNLAAAAGAVSALILVQIIYKKVDVTMVINGALAGLVSITAEPLAPSVPAALLIGAVGGVIVVFAVPLLDKLKIDDVVGAIPVHLLAGIWGTFITPLSGSGNYGTQIIGIVAIGAFTMIASGIVWFILKSTMGIRVSEEDEALGLDKAEVGIEAYPEF, encoded by the coding sequence ATGACAAATCTTAAAATGTCAAAACTGGCGGGTGCGGCTACGCTTGGCTCTCTCGCTCTCATGCTGCCCGCCTTCGGGCAGGACGCAGCCCCGGCCGAAGAAGCCGTGGTTTTCGCATCGGCGGTTGACGTAGCCTACATCTTCAACACGCTTTTGTTCCTCATCGGCGGTTTTCTCGTCATGTGGATGGCGGCGGGCTTTGCCTGTCTGGAAATGGGCCTCGTCCGTTCCAAGAACGTTTCGATGCAGGGCCTCAAGAATATCGCCCTTTATGCCATCGCCGGCATCATGTTCTGGCTCACCGGCTATTCGCTGATGTATGTCGGCGTTGACGGCGGCTTCATGGGCTCCTTTGGCCCCTATAATTTCGAAGCCGTTGGCGGCGGCGATGCCTCTGCCGGCTATTCGGTCGCCTCTGACTGGTTCTTCCAGATGGTGTTCTGCGCCACCACCGCCTCGATCGTCTCGGGCACACTGGCCGAGCGCATCAAGTTGTGGCCCTTCCTCATCTTCACCGTCGTTTTGACCGGCATTCTCTATCCGATCACCGGTTCATGGCAGTGGGGCGGCGGCTGGCTGTCTGAAATGGGCTTCTCCGATTTCGCCGGTTCGACCCTTGTGCACTCTGTTGGTGGCTGGGCCGCTCTTGCTGGTGCGCTGATCCTTGGGGCCCGCAAAGGCAAATATGGCGCCGATGGTTCGGTCACACCGATGCCGGGTTCCTCCATTCCGCTTGCAACGCTGGGCATGTTCATCCTCTGGCTCGGCTGGTTCGGCTTCAATGGCGCCTCGCAGCTGGCCATGGGCACGGTCTCGGATGTAACGGACATTTCCCGCATCTTTGCCAATACCAACCTGGCCGCAGCGGCTGGCGCGGTTTCCGCCCTGATCCTCGTGCAGATCATCTACAAGAAGGTCGACGTAACCATGGTGATCAACGGCGCACTGGCCGGCCTGGTCTCCATCACTGCTGAACCGCTGGCCCCCAGCGTGCCTGCGGCCCTGCTCATCGGTGCTGTCGGCGGCGTGATCGTTGTCTTCGCCGTACCGCTGCTCGACAAGCTCAAGATCGACGATGTTGTCGGTGCCATCCCGGTTCACCTTCTCGCCGGCATCTGGGGCACCTTCATCACCCCGCTCTCCGGCTCGGGCAATTACGGCACCCAGATCATCGGCATTGTTGCCATCGGCGCCTTCACCATGATCGCCTCGGGCATCGTCTGGTTCATCCTCAAATCGACCATGGGCATCCGGGTCTCTGAAGAAGATGAAGCGCTCGGTCTCGACAAGGCGGAAGTCGGTATCGAAGCCTATCCCGAATTCTGA
- a CDS encoding FAD-dependent monooxygenase gives MASTSNSYDIIIVGGGPVGLTLAASLIRFGSGLKIAVCDRRPFTVPEDARASALAAGVTRVFEGLGLWEDMRAAASPIARMEITDSGQGDLARPLFLQFEGDVAPNTPYAHMVPNKVTIATLLEAIAGKVDLLVPGEITGLETDGALARLKIAGGDDLSAPLIVAADGARSALRDMAGIGVVGHDYDQMGIVTTISHALAHHNTAWEHFRPAGPFASLPLPGQRSSLVWTEKTEDALRYKDMSREELAPVIEAAMGSVLGTVVVDDVVQAFPLRLQIARSFVGKRLALIGDAAHVVHPIAGQGLNLGLKDVAALAEVIIEAQRLGQDMGGADILERYERWRRFDTALMALATDGLNRLFSNDVAPVRAVRDLGLGLVDRLPFLKAGLIRHAAGLSDGPKLLRGQPI, from the coding sequence GTGGCCAGCACATCGAATTCATATGACATCATCATTGTCGGTGGCGGGCCGGTGGGGCTGACACTCGCAGCGAGCCTGATCCGGTTCGGTTCGGGCCTTAAGATTGCGGTTTGCGACCGCCGGCCTTTCACGGTGCCTGAAGATGCGCGGGCGTCTGCGCTCGCAGCCGGGGTGACGCGGGTTTTCGAAGGTTTGGGGCTTTGGGAAGACATGCGTGCTGCCGCCTCCCCGATTGCCCGGATGGAAATTACCGATTCAGGGCAGGGTGATCTGGCGCGGCCCTTGTTCCTGCAATTCGAGGGGGATGTGGCCCCCAATACCCCTTATGCGCATATGGTGCCGAACAAGGTCACTATTGCCACCCTGCTGGAGGCCATTGCCGGCAAGGTGGATTTGCTGGTGCCGGGCGAGATTACCGGGCTGGAAACTGACGGGGCGCTGGCCCGCCTGAAAATTGCCGGGGGCGATGATCTTTCCGCCCCCCTGATCGTTGCGGCAGACGGGGCCCGTTCTGCCCTGCGTGATATGGCGGGGATCGGCGTCGTCGGGCATGATTATGACCAGATGGGGATTGTCACAACGATCAGCCATGCGCTTGCGCATCACAATACTGCCTGGGAGCATTTTCGCCCCGCCGGGCCATTTGCCAGCCTGCCGCTGCCCGGGCAGCGCTCTTCGCTGGTCTGGACCGAAAAGACTGAAGACGCGCTCAGGTACAAGGATATGTCACGTGAGGAATTGGCGCCGGTGATTGAGGCGGCGATGGGTTCCGTGCTGGGCACAGTTGTGGTCGATGATGTGGTGCAGGCCTTTCCCTTGCGGTTGCAGATTGCGCGGTCGTTTGTCGGCAAGCGCCTGGCGCTGATCGGGGATGCCGCCCATGTGGTGCATCCGATTGCCGGGCAGGGGCTTAATCTGGGGCTGAAGGATGTGGCAGCGCTTGCCGAGGTGATCATCGAGGCGCAGCGGCTGGGGCAGGATATGGGCGGGGCTGATATTCTTGAGCGCTATGAGCGCTGGCGCCGGTTCGATACCGCGCTGATGGCGCTGGCGACGGACGGGCTTAATCGCCTGTTTTCCAATGATGTCGCCCCGGTCCGGGCGGTGCGCGATTTGGGGCTTGGGCTGGTGGATCGTCTGCCTTTTCTTAAAGCGGGGCTCATTCGTCACGCGGCCGGATTAAGCGACGGGCCGAAATTGCTGCGCGGTCAGCCAATCTGA
- a CDS encoding LolA family protein, translating to MIRRFFIIALMLISAAPAMALDRLLTPQEEQMIREINAHNSAIRTMVGRFLQIDTNGGRVEGTFYIERPGKVRFRYAPPSREEIISVGRGFYVIDRRERTQYAYPQDRVPLRQFLEEKIDLFSANIIDVVTTDDFISVVISDDTPIGVIEVALIFDIASKDLKQWTLTEPSGAELTFSLYDVSVDVDIPKSYFYIDPTYKPKTQ from the coding sequence ATGATCCGTCGTTTCTTCATCATCGCCCTCATGCTGATCAGCGCCGCCCCCGCTATGGCACTTGATCGCCTACTGACCCCGCAAGAAGAGCAGATGATCCGCGAGATCAACGCCCACAATTCCGCCATTCGCACCATGGTTGGACGTTTCCTGCAAATCGACACCAATGGCGGCCGGGTGGAAGGTACATTCTATATCGAGCGCCCGGGCAAGGTCCGCTTCCGCTACGCCCCGCCATCGCGTGAGGAAATCATCTCGGTCGGCCGCGGCTTTTATGTCATCGACCGGCGCGAAAGAACCCAATATGCCTACCCTCAGGACCGGGTGCCCCTGCGCCAGTTTCTGGAAGAAAAGATCGATCTGTTCTCCGCCAATATCATCGATGTGGTGACCACCGACGATTTTATCTCCGTTGTCATTTCCGACGATACCCCGATCGGGGTTATCGAGGTCGCGCTGATATTCGACATTGCCAGCAAGGATCTCAAGCAATGGACGCTGACCGAACCGAGCGGCGCCGAGCTGACCTTCTCGCTCTATGACGTCTCGGTCGATGTCGACATTCCGAAATCCTATTTCTATATCGACCCCACCTATAAGCCGAAGACGCAATAA
- a CDS encoding P-II family nitrogen regulator, which translates to MKLLIAIIKPSRLEDVRKALTGLDIHGMTVTEVKGYGRQKGHAEIYRGAEYEVHFLPKLKLEIAVNANQADAVTNAIREAAATGKIGDGKIFQLDLIAATRIRTGETGPDAL; encoded by the coding sequence ATGAAACTCTTGATCGCGATTATAAAACCTTCCCGTCTGGAAGACGTCCGCAAGGCACTGACCGGCCTCGATATCCACGGCATGACCGTGACCGAGGTCAAGGGCTATGGCCGGCAGAAAGGCCATGCCGAAATCTATCGCGGCGCAGAATATGAAGTGCATTTCCTGCCCAAGCTGAAGCTCGAGATCGCCGTCAATGCCAATCAGGCCGACGCGGTGACCAATGCCATCCGCGAGGCGGCCGCTACCGGCAAGATCGGCGACGGCAAGATTTTTCAGCTCGACCTGATCGCCGCAACCCGCATCCGCACCGGCGAGACCGGCCCCGACGCGCTGTAA
- a CDS encoding ammonium transporter: protein MTPIKMSKLAGAASLIALGLTLPTLAQEAALEAAAKTIQAVDKGDTTWMLVSTILVILMTLPGLALFYGGLVRAKNMLSVLMQVFAGFAMMALLWVIYGYSLAFAGPETGSLSPFIGDFSKLFLAGVTPDSVVATFTDGVYIPELTFVVFQLTFAAITPALIIGAIAERAKFGAVMLFLAIWFTFSYLPIAHMVWAGSGFLFNLGALDFAGGTVVHINAGIAGLVAAIVLGPRAGFPKEPMAPHNLTFTMIGACLLWVGWFGFNAGSNLEANGLTAQAMLNTITATSAAALAWATAERILRGHASLLGAVSGAVAGLVAITPAAGLAGTMGAIFLGAFAGIVCLWAVVTLKPMLKYDDSLDVFGVHGVGGIVGAIGTAIVAAPALGGFGGEGFDIGGQLITQIIAVIIAIVWSAVVTFVALMIVKLVMPLRVSDSDENDGLDLSTHGERAYN from the coding sequence ATGACACCGATAAAGATGTCAAAGCTGGCCGGCGCTGCATCGCTGATTGCGCTTGGCCTGACTTTGCCCACCCTGGCGCAGGAGGCAGCCCTGGAAGCGGCCGCCAAAACCATCCAGGCCGTCGACAAGGGCGATACCACATGGATGCTGGTATCCACCATCCTCGTCATCCTCATGACACTGCCCGGCCTCGCCCTGTTCTATGGCGGGCTCGTGCGCGCCAAGAACATGCTCTCGGTCCTCATGCAGGTTTTTGCCGGTTTCGCCATGATGGCCCTGCTCTGGGTGATCTACGGCTATTCGCTGGCTTTTGCCGGACCTGAAACCGGCAGCCTCAGCCCCTTTATCGGCGATTTCTCGAAACTCTTTCTGGCCGGCGTCACTCCCGACAGCGTTGTCGCCACGTTCACTGATGGGGTCTATATTCCCGAACTCACCTTCGTGGTCTTCCAGCTGACTTTTGCCGCCATCACCCCGGCGCTGATTATTGGTGCCATTGCGGAACGGGCCAAATTCGGCGCGGTCATGCTGTTTCTGGCCATCTGGTTCACCTTCTCCTACCTGCCCATCGCCCACATGGTCTGGGCCGGATCAGGCTTTTTGTTCAATCTCGGTGCCCTTGATTTTGCCGGTGGCACGGTGGTGCATATCAATGCCGGTATCGCCGGGCTTGTGGCGGCCATCGTTCTTGGCCCGCGCGCCGGTTTCCCAAAGGAGCCCATGGCCCCGCACAATCTGACCTTCACCATGATCGGGGCGTGTCTGCTCTGGGTTGGCTGGTTCGGCTTTAATGCCGGCTCCAATCTCGAGGCCAATGGCCTGACGGCACAAGCCATGCTCAACACCATCACCGCCACCTCGGCCGCAGCCCTTGCCTGGGCCACTGCCGAACGAATTTTGCGCGGTCATGCCAGCCTGCTCGGTGCCGTCTCCGGTGCCGTCGCCGGTCTTGTTGCCATCACCCCGGCAGCCGGGCTTGCCGGCACCATGGGTGCCATTTTCCTTGGCGCTTTTGCCGGTATCGTTTGTCTCTGGGCCGTCGTCACCCTCAAGCCCATGCTCAAATATGATGACAGTCTCGATGTTTTTGGCGTGCACGGGGTCGGCGGCATTGTCGGCGCCATCGGCACGGCCATTGTTGCCGCACCCGCCCTTGGCGGCTTCGGCGGCGAGGGCTTTGATATCGGTGGTCAGCTGATAACCCAGATCATTGCGGTAATCATCGCCATTGTCTGGTCGGCAGTCGTCACTTTTGTCGCCTTGATGATCGTCAAACTTGTCATGCCGCTGCGCGTCTCGGACAGTGACGAGAATGACGGGCTTGACCTCTCAACCCACGGCGAACGGGCCTATAATTAA
- a CDS encoding Trm112 family protein, with protein MNPARYSIDPQTLEILVCPLTKTRLTLNREKTELISRAARIAFPIRSGVPLLSLEESRTLSDAEYDALKD; from the coding sequence ATGAACCCGGCCCGTTATTCGATTGATCCGCAAACGCTGGAAATTCTCGTCTGTCCGCTGACCAAGACGCGGCTGACCCTTAACCGCGAGAAAACCGAACTGATCTCGCGCGCCGCCCGCATCGCCTTTCCTATCCGTTCCGGCGTCCCCCTGCTCAGCCTTGAGGAATCCCGTACCCTGTCCGATGCGGAATACGACGCCCTTAAGGATTAG
- a CDS encoding FtsK/SpoIIIE family DNA translocase, with protein MANHSSPLLDDDSPDTPSFAVHIPARLVGLTILVLVLLILTALASWSIDDPSLSYATDKAPANWLGFWGAVIADLGFQLLGLAALVALIPPAFWGWSLFRRQVPARFGLRLITWIGGSVLAAGFMSCIAVPASWPLPTGLGGLAGNGFSALAGFVIGHTPAGAESILYSLILLPPALALFWLAAGTGSHAPAPISENIDDEKRYRTSIFDVTIGGLAHTAYSIRTAWRRAWMESRTRRQESDAEWERATRDFKYQAPEPVEPPLEALPSHDHYASAERQEPHLALPEDDFYPPVEDDSDYADADYYDETAYAPEPDYAPAPVQQASNRVAQPKTDDNRARMSVEHGPGPAANNPQRVVAPAARPKPGTRLAQEAQGSLLETEGFELPELNLLAEPKHKGLAPEHRPEKLEENARRLEGVLADFGVKGDIINVRPGPVVTLYELEPAPGIKSSRVISLADDIARSMSAISARVAVVPGRNAIGIELPNKSRETVYLREMLASADFEKMKGKLNICLGKTIGGEPVIADLARMPHLLVAGTTGSGKSVAINTMILSLLYRMTPEQCRLIMIDPKMLELSVYDGIPHLLSPVVTDPSKAVVALKWAVREMEDRYRKMSKIGVRNIDGFNQRVSEANDKGKVISRTVQTGFNKDTGEAIFESEEFELEPLPYIVIIIDEMADLMMVAGKDIEGAVQRLAQMARAAGIHVVMATQRPSVDVITGTIKANFPTRISFQVTSKIDSRTILGEQGAEQLLGMGDMLYMAGGGRIRRLHGPFCADSEVEDVVSHLKMQGSPDYLESITVEEDEETMGGFDNAGEFGGSGDELYDKAVNIVLQDKKASTSYIQRRLSIGYNRAATLIEKMEQEGVISPANHAGKREILVGDGVDY; from the coding sequence ATGGCAAACCATTCTTCACCCCTGCTGGACGATGACAGCCCCGACACCCCAAGCTTTGCGGTGCATATTCCCGCGCGCCTTGTCGGCCTGACCATCCTTGTCCTTGTTCTTTTGATCCTTACCGCACTGGCATCCTGGTCGATCGATGATCCCAGCCTGTCCTATGCCACGGACAAGGCCCCGGCCAACTGGCTCGGTTTCTGGGGCGCTGTCATTGCCGATCTCGGTTTCCAGCTCTTGGGGCTTGCCGCGCTCGTCGCCCTGATCCCGCCCGCCTTTTGGGGCTGGAGCCTGTTCCGGCGTCAGGTACCCGCCCGCTTCGGTCTGCGCCTCATTACCTGGATCGGTGGCAGTGTGCTCGCAGCCGGGTTTATGTCCTGCATTGCCGTGCCCGCATCCTGGCCCCTGCCGACCGGTCTTGGTGGTCTTGCCGGCAATGGTTTCAGCGCGCTGGCCGGTTTTGTCATCGGCCACACGCCCGCTGGTGCCGAATCGATATTGTACAGCCTGATCCTTTTGCCGCCCGCCCTCGCGCTGTTCTGGCTGGCCGCCGGAACCGGCAGCCATGCCCCCGCCCCGATCAGCGAAAATATCGACGATGAAAAGCGCTACCGCACCAGCATTTTCGACGTCACCATTGGTGGGCTCGCCCACACCGCCTATTCCATACGCACCGCCTGGCGGCGTGCCTGGATGGAAAGCCGCACCCGCCGGCAGGAAAGCGACGCCGAGTGGGAACGCGCCACCCGCGATTTCAAATATCAGGCACCCGAGCCGGTTGAACCGCCGCTTGAGGCCTTGCCGTCCCACGACCATTATGCGTCCGCCGAACGGCAGGAACCGCATCTCGCCCTGCCCGAGGACGACTTTTATCCTCCCGTCGAGGACGACAGCGATTACGCCGACGCTGACTATTATGACGAGACCGCCTATGCCCCCGAACCGGATTATGCCCCGGCGCCGGTGCAACAGGCATCAAACCGCGTCGCCCAGCCAAAGACCGACGACAATCGCGCGCGCATGAGCGTTGAGCACGGCCCCGGTCCGGCAGCCAACAATCCACAGCGCGTGGTGGCCCCCGCCGCCCGCCCGAAGCCCGGCACACGGCTGGCCCAGGAAGCGCAAGGCTCCCTGCTGGAAACCGAGGGTTTTGAACTGCCCGAACTCAACCTGCTCGCCGAACCCAAGCACAAGGGGCTCGCCCCCGAGCACCGGCCGGAAAAGCTTGAAGAGAACGCGCGGCGGCTCGAAGGCGTACTCGCCGATTTCGGCGTCAAGGGTGACATCATCAATGTCCGCCCCGGCCCGGTCGTCACCTTGTACGAACTTGAACCGGCCCCCGGCATCAAATCGAGCCGCGTCATTTCCCTCGCCGACGATATCGCCCGGTCGATGAGCGCCATCTCCGCCCGTGTCGCGGTTGTGCCCGGCCGCAATGCCATTGGCATCGAATTGCCCAACAAGAGCCGCGAGACCGTTTATCTGCGCGAAATGCTGGCCTCTGCCGATTTCGAGAAGATGAAGGGCAAGCTCAATATCTGCCTTGGCAAGACCATAGGCGGCGAACCGGTGATTGCCGATCTCGCCCGCATGCCCCACCTTCTGGTCGCAGGCACCACCGGCTCGGGTAAATCCGTCGCCATTAATACCATGATCCTCTCGCTTCTGTACCGGATGACCCCGGAACAATGTCGCCTGATCATGATCGACCCAAAAATGCTCGAACTCTCGGTCTATGACGGCATTCCGCATCTGCTCTCGCCCGTGGTCACTGATCCTTCAAAGGCCGTCGTCGCCCTCAAATGGGCCGTGCGCGAGATGGAAGACCGCTATCGCAAGATGTCCAAGATTGGCGTGCGCAATATTGATGGTTTCAACCAGCGCGTCAGCGAGGCCAATGACAAGGGCAAGGTGATTTCCCGCACCGTGCAGACCGGCTTCAACAAGGATACCGGCGAAGCAATTTTCGAGAGCGAGGAATTCGAACTCGAACCGCTCCCCTATATCGTCATCATCATTGACGAAATGGCCGACCTGATGATGGTCGCGGGCAAGGATATTGAAGGCGCCGTCCAGCGGCTGGCCCAGATGGCCCGTGCCGCCGGCATTCATGTGGTCATGGCCACGCAGCGCCCCTCGGTCGATGTCATCACCGGCACCATCAAGGCCAACTTCCCCACCCGGATCTCGTTCCAGGTGACCTCCAAGATCGACAGCCGCACCATTCTGGGTGAGCAGGGCGCCGAACAGCTCCTTGGCATGGGCGATATGCTCTATATGGCTGGCGGTGGCCGCATCCGGCGTCTGCACGGCCCCTTCTGCGCCGATAGTGAAGTTGAGGATGTCGTCTCCCATCTCAAGATGCAGGGTTCACCCGATTATCTAGAATCGATCACCGTCGAGGAAGACGAAGAAACAATGGGCGGGTTCGACAATGCCGGCGAGTTCGGCGGATCGGGCGACGAACTTTATGACAAGGCCGTCAATATCGTTTTGCAGGACAAGAAGGCCTCGACCTCCTATATCCAGCGCCGTCTGTCGATCGGCTATAACCGCGCCGCCACCCTGATCGAGAAGATGGAACAGGAAGGCGTTATTTCCCCGGCCAACCATGCCGGCAAGCGCGAAATCCTCGTCGGTGACGGTGTCGATTACTGA